Proteins encoded together in one Thermomonospora curvata DSM 43183 window:
- a CDS encoding VOC family protein, with translation MALHWKLVIDSRNAPVLADFWAAALEYEVEDPSPLIERLLASGQLSEDAVTEHRGRRIFRGYAAIRHPDDPFDEVSGIGLGRRLLFQDVPEGKTVKNRLHIDVHAEPGRTDELVERLESLGAARVREVDKGPAGRWWIMKDPEGNEFCAA, from the coding sequence ATGGCTTTGCATTGGAAACTGGTCATCGACTCCCGGAACGCGCCCGTGCTGGCGGACTTCTGGGCCGCCGCGCTGGAGTACGAGGTGGAGGACCCCAGCCCGCTGATCGAGCGGCTGCTGGCCTCCGGGCAGCTGAGCGAGGACGCCGTCACCGAGCACCGGGGGCGGCGCATCTTCCGCGGTTATGCGGCGATCCGGCACCCGGACGACCCGTTCGACGAGGTCAGCGGGATCGGGCTGGGGCGGCGGCTGCTGTTTCAGGACGTGCCCGAGGGCAAGACGGTCAAGAACCGCCTGCACATCGACGTGCACGCCGAGCCCGGCCGGACCGACGAGCTGGTGGAGCGCCTGGAGTCGCTGGGCGCCGCCCGCGTCCGCGAGGTCGACAAGGGACCGGCCGGACGGTGGTGGATCATGAAGGACCCCGAGGGCAACGAGTTCTGCGCCGCCTGA
- a CDS encoding DUF72 domain-containing protein produces the protein MHLHVGCAMWTHAPWQGRFLPQRLPAGERLRTYATWCNAVEGNTTFYATPSRSTVESWARQTDPSFRFVIKLPKTITHERRLHGIEEDLRSFLTAMEPLGRRVHALWVQLPGSFTPADLGALAAFLHRLPKEHRYAVEVRHRAFFEDARSARLLEQVLSGVGAEWIPFDTVTLFRSPPATAAERESWTRKPRLPRRSRALTAHPIVRYIGRDDSARTIEGWQPWITTVTDWLREGRSPTVFIHTPDNTEALSLARRFHDQVRARLPQLAPLPDPAPADQQPTLF, from the coding sequence ATGCACCTTCACGTGGGATGCGCGATGTGGACCCATGCGCCGTGGCAGGGACGCTTCCTGCCGCAGCGGCTGCCCGCCGGAGAGCGGCTGCGCACCTACGCGACCTGGTGCAACGCGGTGGAGGGCAACACCACCTTCTATGCCACCCCGTCCCGCAGCACGGTGGAGTCCTGGGCGCGCCAGACCGACCCGTCCTTCCGCTTCGTGATCAAACTGCCCAAGACGATCACCCACGAGCGCCGCCTGCACGGCATCGAGGAGGACCTGCGCTCGTTCCTGACGGCCATGGAGCCGCTGGGGCGGCGCGTGCACGCCCTGTGGGTGCAGCTGCCCGGCTCGTTCACCCCCGCCGACCTGGGCGCCCTGGCTGCCTTCCTGCACCGCCTGCCCAAGGAGCACCGCTACGCCGTCGAGGTCCGCCACCGCGCCTTCTTCGAGGACGCCCGCTCCGCACGGTTGCTGGAGCAGGTGCTGTCGGGCGTCGGCGCCGAGTGGATCCCCTTCGACACCGTCACCCTCTTCCGCAGCCCTCCCGCCACCGCCGCCGAACGCGAATCCTGGACCAGAAAACCCCGCCTGCCGCGCCGCTCCCGCGCCCTCACCGCCCACCCCATCGTCCGCTACATCGGCCGGGACGACAGCGCACGCACCATCGAGGGCTGGCAACCGTGGATCACCACGGTCACCGACTGGCTCCGCGAGGGCCGCTCCCCCACCGTCTTCATCCACACCCCCGACAACACCGAGGCCTTGTCGCTGGCCCGCCGCTTCCACGACCAGGTACGCGCCCGCCTGCCGCAACTGGCCCCTCTCCCCGACCCGGCCCCGGCCGACCAGCAGCCGACTCTTTTCTGA
- a CDS encoding serine/threonine protein kinase, giving the protein MPVLPLTSRDPERIGGHRLVGRLGEGGQGVVYLAETGERVAIKLLHDRARLDGFRKEIAAARRVSPFCTARILGDGEDEGAPYVVTEYIDGPSLREAVESDGPLTGPALYRLAVGTATALAAIHQAGVVHRDFKPGNVLLGPDGPRVIDFGIARALDATVTATSTVVGTPSYMAPEQLAGEPVGPRADVFAWGATIVYAANGRPPYGQDTIPAVMNRIMTGRPDLGALAGPLRDLVADCLSRDAAKRPDSREVLLRLLEHTEGPIPAAQALEQGRALAAADDQALADERTARWTTLRLDRPPSGRRPPQWAVLTGVAATVALLTFTGGAIALNGESDPRASHAIASPAPASRRDAPGASQPSAQPIRSAPSFPRTPTEIAAAVEQAMASRRTAAFKAEGLLSQSTHHLKATGRLQYRPGSATDYDMTVYNANPGLEDSFPTRVVLVGTSGYVPGYGQRIPIDPSRTDQGHPHLNLAVEARLLTSPYNITTLLRNASELKRTSDEGTHTYRGSASPVKLSYDGPIAPFYKFFADRRVLMTFTLTVTNEFLPARLDVEFRFPLEGTFIGASYWAVYQDWGRSGTIVKPY; this is encoded by the coding sequence GTGCCCGTCCTGCCCTTGACCTCGCGCGACCCCGAGCGGATCGGCGGGCACCGGCTGGTGGGCCGGCTCGGCGAGGGCGGGCAAGGCGTGGTCTACCTGGCCGAGACCGGCGAACGCGTGGCGATCAAACTGCTGCACGACCGGGCGCGGCTGGACGGCTTCCGTAAGGAGATCGCCGCCGCACGGCGGGTCTCGCCGTTCTGCACCGCGAGGATCCTCGGCGACGGGGAGGACGAGGGCGCCCCGTACGTCGTCACCGAGTACATCGACGGCCCGTCGCTGCGGGAGGCCGTCGAAAGCGACGGGCCGCTGACGGGACCGGCGCTGTACCGGCTGGCGGTCGGGACCGCCACCGCGCTGGCCGCCATTCACCAGGCCGGAGTGGTGCACCGCGACTTCAAGCCCGGCAACGTGCTGCTCGGCCCGGATGGGCCGCGGGTCATCGACTTCGGCATCGCCCGCGCCCTGGACGCCACCGTCACCGCCACCAGCACCGTGGTGGGCACCCCGTCCTACATGGCGCCCGAGCAGCTGGCCGGCGAGCCGGTGGGGCCGCGCGCCGACGTCTTCGCCTGGGGCGCCACGATCGTCTACGCCGCCAACGGCCGTCCGCCCTATGGGCAGGACACCATCCCGGCGGTGATGAACCGCATCATGACCGGCAGGCCCGACCTGGGCGCCCTGGCCGGCCCGCTGCGCGACCTGGTCGCCGACTGCCTGTCGCGGGACGCGGCCAAGCGCCCCGACAGCCGGGAGGTGCTGCTGCGCCTGCTGGAGCACACCGAAGGCCCCATCCCCGCCGCCCAGGCCCTGGAACAGGGCCGCGCCCTGGCCGCCGCCGACGATCAGGCCCTGGCCGACGAGCGCACCGCCCGCTGGACCACGCTGCGCCTGGACCGCCCGCCGTCCGGCCGCCGCCCGCCGCAGTGGGCCGTCCTCACCGGCGTCGCGGCGACCGTCGCCCTGCTGACCTTCACCGGCGGCGCCATCGCTCTCAACGGCGAGTCCGACCCGCGTGCTTCACACGCCATTGCCTCTCCGGCTCCTGCGTCCAGGCGGGATGCGCCGGGCGCCTCTCAGCCGAGTGCACAGCCCATCCGCTCGGCGCCTTCGTTCCCGCGGACCCCGACCGAGATCGCAGCCGCCGTCGAGCAGGCCATGGCGTCACGCCGAACCGCCGCTTTCAAAGCCGAAGGTCTGCTGTCTCAAAGCACCCACCATCTCAAAGCCACCGGACGCCTGCAATACCGCCCCGGTTCCGCCACCGACTACGACATGACCGTGTACAACGCCAACCCGGGCCTTGAAGACAGCTTCCCCACCCGCGTAGTCCTCGTCGGCACTTCTGGTTATGTGCCGGGGTACGGCCAGAGAATTCCCATCGATCCCAGCAGGACCGACCAAGGACATCCTCATCTCAACCTGGCCGTGGAAGCTCGCTTGCTGACTTCGCCATACAACATCACCACCCTGCTGAGGAACGCTTCAGAGCTCAAGCGGACCAGCGACGAAGGCACCCACACCTACCGAGGCAGCGCCTCTCCGGTAAAGCTGTCGTACGATGGCCCGATCGCTCCCTTCTACAAATTCTTTGCCGACCGCAGAGTCTTGATGACTTTCACTCTGACCGTCACCAATGAATTCCTTCCGGCACGACTCGATGTCGAATTTCGATTTCCTTTGGAAGGAACGTTCATCGGCGCCAGTTACTGGGCCGTTTACCAGGATTGGGGTCGTAGCGGCACCATCGTCAAGCCCTACTGA
- a CDS encoding WD40 repeat domain-containing serine/threonine protein kinase: MRRGMLLGGKYRLVERLGRGGMGEVWSADDHQLGRRVAVKILHADLSSDRVVAARLRREARTAAALQHPGITVVHDIGEHEGHPYFVMELLEGTNFAELLADNPGGLPVARVASLMAPVAEALAYAHRKGVVHRDIKPANLVELSEGGVKICDFGLSRYAGAGSSLTGTGGALGTPAYMAPEQYAGRSADARSDLYSLGCTLYALLAGRPPFPGPTMVDMMRQHLMEPPPDLAERRPDVPADLHRLLRRLLAKDPYDRPASAEEVHRVVGALAGPARRRPDPPADPVPEPRPAERPARLSPARRPWRLPSPPMPADEGRGADRIETTSTPIRMRGGLVPGHPSWPGPPSGASCAATLACAVPVLAAVFSPDGRLLATGGEGDAALLWEVGTRRAVAAFEDHPAGIRAVAFSPDGRLLATGGDDEVVRLWSVTAHRLVTVLKGHAGGVSALAFSPDGARLAVGGGNRAVKVWNLAALRTVAAPKAPAGGVCALAFSPDGARLAAAVRNERVLLWDAAAFRTVTELRGHSGPVRSVAFRPDGTTLATGGEDGTARLWDLATRYTIAPLKGHAGPVRSVAFRSDGATLATGGDDGTARLWDGANGAPTATLTGHAGPVRAVAFGPEGMTLATGSLDRTVRLWQLH, encoded by the coding sequence GTGCGGCGCGGAATGCTGCTCGGTGGCAAGTATCGGCTGGTGGAGCGGCTGGGCCGGGGCGGCATGGGAGAGGTGTGGTCGGCCGACGACCACCAGCTGGGCCGCCGGGTCGCCGTCAAGATCCTGCACGCCGATCTGAGTTCCGACCGGGTGGTGGCCGCGCGGCTGCGCCGGGAGGCCAGGACCGCGGCGGCCCTCCAGCACCCGGGAATCACCGTCGTCCACGACATCGGCGAGCACGAGGGCCATCCCTACTTTGTGATGGAACTATTGGAAGGGACAAATTTCGCCGAACTGCTGGCCGATAACCCCGGCGGGCTGCCCGTCGCACGGGTGGCCTCGCTGATGGCCCCGGTGGCGGAGGCACTGGCCTACGCCCATCGCAAAGGCGTGGTGCACCGCGACATCAAACCCGCCAACCTGGTCGAACTATCCGAAGGCGGAGTGAAGATCTGCGACTTCGGGCTCTCCCGGTACGCCGGGGCCGGCAGCAGCCTGACCGGCACCGGCGGCGCACTGGGCACTCCCGCCTACATGGCCCCCGAGCAGTACGCCGGCCGCTCCGCCGACGCCCGCAGCGACCTGTACTCCCTCGGCTGCACCCTGTACGCCCTGCTGGCCGGACGGCCCCCGTTCCCCGGCCCGACCATGGTCGACATGATGCGCCAGCACCTCATGGAGCCCCCGCCCGACCTGGCCGAACGGCGCCCGGACGTCCCCGCCGACCTGCACCGCCTGCTGCGGCGGCTGCTGGCCAAGGACCCCTACGACCGTCCCGCCTCCGCCGAGGAGGTGCATCGGGTCGTCGGCGCCCTGGCCGGGCCCGCCCGCCGGCGGCCGGACCCGCCCGCCGACCCCGTCCCGGAGCCCCGGCCCGCTGAGCGGCCGGCGCGGCTCTCCCCGGCGCGGCGCCCCTGGCGGCTGCCCTCCCCGCCGATGCCGGCGGACGAGGGACGCGGCGCCGACCGCATCGAGACCACCAGCACCCCGATCAGGATGCGCGGCGGCCTCGTCCCCGGCCACCCGTCCTGGCCCGGGCCTCCGAGCGGCGCCTCCTGCGCCGCCACGCTCGCCTGCGCCGTCCCGGTCCTGGCGGCGGTCTTCAGCCCGGACGGCCGGCTGCTGGCCACCGGCGGGGAAGGCGATGCGGCGCTGCTGTGGGAGGTGGGCACCCGCCGTGCCGTGGCGGCCTTCGAAGACCATCCCGCCGGAATCCGCGCGGTCGCCTTCAGCCCCGACGGCCGGCTGCTGGCCACCGGCGGCGACGATGAGGTGGTCCGGCTGTGGAGCGTGACCGCCCACCGGCTCGTCACCGTCCTCAAAGGCCACGCCGGCGGCGTCAGCGCACTGGCCTTCAGCCCGGACGGCGCGCGCCTGGCCGTCGGCGGCGGCAACCGGGCCGTCAAGGTCTGGAACCTCGCCGCCCTGCGCACCGTCGCCGCTCCCAAGGCACCGGCGGGCGGAGTCTGCGCACTGGCCTTCAGCCCGGACGGCGCGCGCCTGGCCGCGGCCGTCCGCAACGAGCGGGTCCTGCTGTGGGACGCGGCCGCCTTCCGCACCGTCACCGAGCTGAGAGGCCACAGCGGCCCGGTCCGCTCCGTGGCCTTCCGCCCGGACGGGACCACCCTGGCCACCGGGGGAGAGGACGGCACCGCCCGGCTGTGGGACCTGGCCACCCGCTACACCATCGCCCCGCTCAAGGGGCATGCCGGCCCGGTTCGTTCAGTGGCCTTCCGCTCCGACGGCGCCACCCTGGCCACCGGCGGCGACGACGGCACCGCCCGCCTGTGGGACGGCGCCAACGGCGCCCCCACCGCCACCCTCACCGGCCATGCCGGCCCGGTCCGCGCCGTGGCCTTCGGCCCCGAGGGCATGACGCTGGCCACCGGAAGCCTCGACCGGACGGTCCGCCTCTGGCAGCTGCACTGA
- a CDS encoding PD-(D/E)XK nuclease family protein: MSHDRWAGHAGLRGDPAVIRLSASLLDRTDRQCADFAALKARTGLWPRIRERRRHPPLETFPLGLVMRALDAVEFGGRDLRQAAEEAVAANRTPVHPGVAVWVSHACRAYLRAAEWITDELEAEGIALAPERLPRIVQSASAAELRMLTAWGRWYGSTDGTVREFRRLRMSRAGDEHTPSTLALAFVTAAGRRAVGNVYQDVPVEVIDDADAPTRIRIVEVTLLEGVPPRVLLDDSPERVRRAYLERVRPLAQGVVLGGERRAGSDCLECKLRAHCEDLPHAPGLLGAEEAGTHRRTWSVTTGRDYAVCPARAHMRQLHLPAAAPGDDSAVRRGRAVHRWLEAAHRRGRPCSPGDLPDPEAAEPGPLAAELTAEEYRQARPYLLAHLATCPLAGPGRIDQVRPEPVVAAFDPVADVLVIAHPDLLRRVDGRLVYREQKTTTGAPPSGTPEEVFAQVPQLALAVLLIAHGVFGEPEGTVELEVLTPSRAHLTAFDAADPQVLQAARGQITRMAGPWLHDTEFAASPGPWCERCPTAQWCPAPRTPAEDGHGGPIEVDGVLIDPRTGEVLDASGPLTTRAAAVCASLRDPDPDEAPPF, translated from the coding sequence ATGAGCCACGATCGCTGGGCCGGTCACGCCGGGCTGCGGGGCGACCCCGCGGTGATCCGGCTGTCGGCGAGCCTGCTGGACCGCACCGACCGGCAGTGCGCCGACTTCGCCGCGCTCAAGGCCCGCACCGGGCTGTGGCCCCGGATCCGCGAGCGGCGGCGCCATCCCCCGCTGGAGACCTTCCCGCTCGGGCTGGTGATGCGGGCGCTGGACGCGGTGGAGTTCGGCGGCCGGGACCTGCGGCAGGCCGCCGAAGAGGCCGTCGCCGCCAACCGCACCCCGGTGCACCCGGGGGTCGCCGTGTGGGTGTCGCACGCCTGCCGGGCCTACCTGCGGGCCGCCGAATGGATCACCGACGAGCTGGAGGCCGAGGGCATCGCGCTGGCGCCCGAGCGGCTGCCGCGGATCGTGCAGTCGGCCTCGGCGGCCGAGCTGCGGATGCTGACGGCCTGGGGCCGCTGGTACGGCTCCACGGACGGCACCGTCCGCGAGTTCCGGCGGCTGCGCATGAGCCGGGCGGGGGACGAGCACACCCCCTCCACCCTGGCGCTGGCGTTCGTGACCGCCGCCGGGCGGCGCGCGGTCGGCAACGTCTACCAGGACGTCCCGGTGGAGGTGATCGACGACGCCGACGCCCCCACCCGCATCCGGATCGTCGAGGTCACCCTGCTGGAGGGAGTGCCGCCGCGGGTGCTGCTGGACGACTCCCCCGAGCGGGTGCGGCGCGCCTACCTGGAGCGGGTCCGGCCGCTGGCCCAGGGCGTGGTGCTGGGCGGCGAGCGGCGGGCGGGCTCGGACTGCCTGGAGTGCAAGCTGCGCGCCCACTGCGAGGACCTGCCGCACGCACCCGGCCTGCTGGGGGCGGAGGAGGCGGGCACGCACCGGCGGACCTGGTCGGTCACCACCGGCCGCGACTATGCGGTCTGCCCGGCGCGGGCGCACATGCGGCAGCTCCACCTGCCCGCCGCCGCCCCCGGCGACGACTCGGCGGTGCGGCGCGGGCGCGCCGTGCACCGCTGGCTGGAGGCCGCGCACCGCAGGGGACGGCCGTGCTCACCCGGCGACCTGCCCGACCCCGAGGCCGCCGAGCCCGGCCCGCTCGCCGCGGAGCTGACCGCCGAGGAATACCGCCAGGCCAGGCCGTACCTGCTGGCGCACCTGGCGACCTGCCCGCTGGCCGGGCCGGGCCGCATCGACCAGGTGCGGCCCGAACCGGTCGTGGCCGCCTTCGACCCGGTCGCCGACGTACTGGTGATCGCCCATCCCGACCTGCTGCGCCGAGTGGACGGCCGGCTGGTGTACCGGGAGCAGAAGACCACCACGGGCGCGCCGCCGTCGGGCACCCCGGAGGAGGTGTTCGCGCAGGTGCCCCAGCTGGCGCTGGCGGTGCTGCTGATCGCCCACGGCGTCTTCGGCGAACCGGAGGGCACCGTCGAACTGGAGGTGCTGACCCCCTCCCGGGCCCACCTGACCGCCTTCGACGCCGCCGACCCGCAGGTGCTGCAGGCCGCCCGCGGCCAGATCACCCGGATGGCCGGCCCGTGGCTGCACGACACCGAGTTCGCCGCCTCCCCCGGCCCCTGGTGCGAACGCTGCCCCACCGCCCAGTGGTGCCCCGCTCCCCGCACCCCCGCCGAAGACGGCCATGGCGGCCCCATCGAGGTGGACGGCGTCCTCATCGACCCCCGCACCGGCGAGGTCCTGGACGCCTCCGGCCCGCTCACCACCCGCGCCGCCGCCGTCTGCGCGTCTTTGCGCGACCCCGACCCCGACGAGGCCCCGCCGTTCTGA
- a CDS encoding TRAFAC clade GTPase domain-containing protein gives MDISILVLGAQGAGKTVYLAGLYQQLSIANIDNVVTLETRERYARRLFNTYLHLLDVSREFPPPTPWGVESVSFNCVLTNRHGSFPLFKATYHDYTGEMLDPRHIPEDEDDEQLQRVNRLIDTADVFIVLIDGLKMLRLLQGDPLMALWLDQYLPFVLRHLAKPGPQGLRPVHFVVTKWDLLDGEFTLEEVREKLLAQHFMPGFLEHRREHDNSPVRLIPVSVTGPFARLSESGVIEKVPGQSISPCNVEVPFVAILPDMIRAALKETRSLEPSWDSAREARLAQQAGFLDQSRQLLEGPVGRLVDRIMGQTGLATRTTYAGARAWLEDLIERRRKAVGRELEHLHREHQRKQRDVETREAALELALESFEARLHSFEEKYPASLLIGGGL, from the coding sequence ATGGACATCAGCATCCTGGTGCTGGGCGCCCAGGGCGCGGGGAAAACGGTCTACCTCGCCGGGCTCTACCAGCAGCTGTCGATCGCCAACATCGACAACGTCGTGACCTTGGAGACCCGCGAACGGTACGCCCGGCGGCTCTTCAACACCTACCTGCACCTCCTGGACGTCAGCCGGGAGTTCCCCCCGCCGACCCCCTGGGGTGTGGAATCGGTGTCGTTCAACTGTGTGCTGACCAACCGGCACGGCTCTTTCCCACTGTTCAAGGCCACCTACCACGACTACACGGGGGAGATGCTCGACCCCCGCCACATCCCCGAAGACGAGGACGATGAGCAGCTGCAGCGGGTGAACCGCCTCATCGACACGGCCGACGTCTTCATCGTGCTGATCGACGGCTTGAAGATGCTGCGGCTGCTGCAGGGGGACCCGTTGATGGCGCTCTGGCTGGACCAGTACCTGCCGTTCGTCCTCAGGCACCTGGCGAAGCCCGGGCCGCAAGGGTTGCGCCCGGTGCACTTCGTGGTCACCAAGTGGGACCTGCTGGACGGCGAGTTCACCCTGGAAGAGGTCCGGGAGAAGCTGCTGGCCCAGCACTTCATGCCGGGCTTTCTGGAGCATCGGAGGGAACACGACAACTCGCCGGTCCGGCTGATCCCGGTCAGTGTGACCGGGCCGTTCGCCCGCCTGTCGGAGAGCGGCGTCATCGAGAAGGTTCCCGGCCAGTCCATCAGCCCCTGCAATGTGGAGGTGCCGTTCGTGGCCATCCTCCCCGACATGATCCGGGCGGCCCTGAAGGAGACCAGGTCCCTGGAACCGTCCTGGGATTCCGCCCGCGAGGCGCGCTTGGCGCAGCAGGCCGGCTTCCTCGACCAGAGCCGGCAGCTGCTGGAAGGGCCTGTGGGGCGGCTGGTCGACCGGATCATGGGGCAGACCGGCCTGGCCACCAGGACCACCTACGCGGGGGCACGCGCCTGGCTGGAGGATCTGATCGAACGCCGGCGGAAGGCCGTGGGGCGCGAGCTGGAGCACTTGCACCGGGAACACCAGCGCAAGCAGCGGGATGTGGAAACCCGTGAGGCGGCGTTGGAGCTGGCCCTGGAGAGCTTCGAGGCACGGCTGCACTCCTTTGAGGAGAAGTACCCCGCCTCCCTCCTCATCGGCGGAGGCCTGTGA
- a CDS encoding CGNR zinc finger domain-containing protein: MDASATPGIPLRSHTGTVYRFDPGALCLELLTTGGPGPFRRHEVLHAPADLAAWAERCRLTPTPQLQITDSEVADARRLRDALFRIALARTRDEPPAPDDLATLNEAAAHPPLTPAITPDGRRRWATPATGTQLLSTVARDAVDLLTGPLADRIRTCAAADCHLIYVDTSRPGRRRWCSMENCGNRHKVRTHRARRSQQD; this comes from the coding sequence ATGGACGCATCGGCAACCCCCGGAATCCCGCTGCGCTCCCACACCGGGACCGTCTACCGCTTCGACCCCGGCGCACTCTGCCTGGAACTGCTGACCACCGGCGGCCCCGGCCCCTTCCGCCGCCACGAGGTCCTGCACGCCCCCGCCGACCTGGCCGCCTGGGCCGAACGCTGCCGGCTGACCCCGACCCCCCAGCTGCAGATCACCGACTCGGAAGTGGCCGACGCCCGCAGACTGCGCGACGCCCTCTTCCGCATCGCCCTGGCCCGCACCCGCGACGAGCCCCCCGCCCCAGACGACCTGGCGACCCTCAACGAAGCCGCCGCCCACCCACCGCTGACCCCGGCCATCACCCCGGACGGCCGCCGCCGCTGGGCGACCCCCGCCACCGGCACCCAGCTGCTGTCCACCGTCGCCCGCGACGCCGTGGACCTGCTGACCGGCCCGCTGGCCGACCGCATCCGCACCTGCGCCGCCGCCGACTGCCACCTGATCTACGTCGACACCTCACGCCCCGGCCGCCGCCGCTGGTGCTCCATGGAAAACTGCGGCAACCGCCACAAGGTCCGCACCCACCGCGCCCGCCGCTCCCAACAGGACTGA
- a CDS encoding MBL fold metallo-hydrolase, translated as MDLVQLTPELTFLRFPVGHVYLWRDPDGLTLIDSGAPGAAEMIAEAIRRLGHRPADVRRLVLTHGHVDHAGGAAEIASWGEVTVLAHRAEAPVLRGERLQPPPNLADWERPIFERANAQLPAATAAPVRVDRELDDGDVIDFGGGARVVAVPGHTDGSIALYLPGPRVLFTGDLAARDPADPDPDTPVMLGVFNLDTAQAAASFKRLATLEAEIACFGHGEPVTAGAAARLQATAERLPDPAP; from the coding sequence ATGGACCTCGTGCAGCTGACCCCTGAGCTGACCTTCCTGCGATTCCCCGTCGGGCACGTGTACCTGTGGCGCGACCCGGACGGCCTGACGCTGATCGACTCCGGCGCGCCCGGCGCCGCGGAAATGATCGCAGAGGCGATCCGGCGCCTGGGGCACCGCCCTGCGGACGTGCGGCGCCTGGTGCTCACCCACGGGCACGTCGACCACGCCGGAGGAGCGGCCGAGATCGCCTCGTGGGGCGAGGTGACCGTGCTCGCCCACCGGGCCGAGGCCCCCGTCCTCCGCGGCGAGCGCCTCCAGCCGCCCCCCAACCTGGCCGACTGGGAACGCCCCATCTTCGAACGGGCCAACGCGCAACTGCCGGCCGCCACCGCCGCCCCGGTGCGGGTGGACCGCGAACTGGACGACGGCGACGTCATCGACTTCGGCGGCGGGGCGCGCGTGGTGGCGGTGCCCGGCCACACCGACGGCAGCATCGCGCTTTACCTGCCCGGCCCGCGCGTGCTGTTCACCGGGGACCTGGCCGCCCGCGACCCGGCCGACCCCGACCCGGACACCCCGGTCATGCTGGGGGTGTTCAACCTCGACACCGCCCAGGCCGCCGCCTCCTTCAAACGCCTGGCGACCCTGGAGGCCGAGATCGCCTGCTTCGGCCACGGCGAACCGGTCACCGCCGGCGCCGCCGCCCGCCTGCAGGCCACCGCCGAACGCCTCCCGGACCCGGCACCCTGA
- a CDS encoding MmcQ/YjbR family DNA-binding protein, with translation MSEELYEAVTGYCEDVLGGVREYPFGPSAGVYKVAGKMFALLAENADPPRLSVKLPPEEGLALRAEYPEHVLPGYHLNKRHWNTIVLDGALGREEVLALLRQSYDLVVAGLPKRLRPPAPDR, from the coding sequence GTGAGCGAGGAACTGTATGAGGCCGTCACCGGCTACTGCGAGGACGTCCTGGGCGGCGTCAGGGAATACCCCTTCGGCCCCTCCGCCGGGGTCTACAAGGTCGCCGGGAAGATGTTCGCCCTCCTCGCCGAGAACGCCGACCCGCCCCGCCTCAGCGTCAAGCTCCCTCCCGAGGAAGGGCTGGCGTTGCGCGCCGAGTACCCCGAGCACGTGCTGCCCGGCTACCACCTCAACAAACGGCACTGGAACACGATCGTGCTGGACGGCGCGCTGGGCCGGGAGGAGGTTCTCGCACTGCTCCGGCAGTCCTATGACCTGGTCGTCGCCGGCCTGCCCAAGCGGTTGCGTCCGCCGGCTCCGGACCGGTGA